A window of the Comamonas sp. Y33R10-2 genome harbors these coding sequences:
- the folE gene encoding GTP cyclohydrolase I: MFRELADMNKDQQTDEGTPVSVKIRERLQAANKRFHANDNIAEFIEPGELERMLDEVEEKMQTVLDSMVIDTTNDHNTRATARRVAKMYLNEVFRGRYVTQPAITEFPNAEHLNELMIVGPITVRSACSHHLCPVIGKIWIGVLPNKNTNVIGLSKYARLVDWIMGRPQIQEEAIIQLADLIVDKTRPDGLAVVMEASHFCMSWRGVREMDSKMLNSVMRGAFLTNPELRREFLALMHRK, translated from the coding sequence ATGTTCAGAGAACTCGCCGACATGAATAAAGACCAACAGACCGATGAGGGTACGCCCGTTTCGGTCAAGATCCGCGAGCGCCTGCAGGCGGCGAACAAGCGTTTTCACGCCAACGACAACATCGCCGAGTTTATTGAGCCCGGTGAGCTGGAGCGGATGCTGGATGAAGTCGAGGAGAAGATGCAGACCGTGCTCGACTCCATGGTCATCGACACCACCAACGATCACAACACTCGCGCCACAGCCCGCCGCGTGGCCAAGATGTATTTGAACGAGGTGTTCCGCGGCCGCTATGTGACGCAGCCCGCGATTACCGAGTTTCCCAACGCTGAGCACTTGAACGAGCTGATGATCGTCGGCCCCATCACCGTGCGAAGCGCTTGCAGCCATCATCTGTGCCCCGTGATTGGCAAGATCTGGATTGGCGTGCTGCCCAACAAGAACACCAATGTGATTGGCCTGTCCAAGTACGCCCGTTTGGTGGACTGGATCATGGGTCGCCCGCAAATTCAGGAAGAAGCCATTATTCAGTTGGCCGACCTGATTGTGGATAAGACCCGTCCCGATGGTCTGGCTGTGGTGATGGAAGCCTCGCACTTTTGCATGTCCTGGCGCGGTGTGCGCGAGATGGACTCCAAGATGCTCAACTCCGTCATGCGTGGAGCCTTCCTCACCAACCCTGAACTGCGCCGTGAATTTTTAGCGCTGATGCATCGCAAATAA
- a CDS encoding EamA family transporter yields the protein MTLQAFALIILAGVIHAGWNIVAKKAGGDARFSLYTAVFNALIWAPLGWWLGKDVVPGWGWVEWAFVTASAVLHVAYFVILLRGYRVADLTVVYPLARGSGPLMSSLVAVLFLGESISSLGAAGIAGVVVGVFLIAGGPRMIAAIREGQDAEARQRVLAGLYYGLLTGMFIASYTVVDSYAVKVLLMSPILVDYVGNLIRLVILVPLAFKDWPETKRLWRVQWRYAAVVAFFSPIAYVLVLYAVQSAPISHVAPAREVSMLFAALIGGKLLGEGDRGLRIAGAVMIALGVTALGLG from the coding sequence ATGACTCTGCAAGCCTTCGCTTTAATTATCTTGGCCGGTGTAATTCACGCGGGCTGGAACATCGTTGCCAAGAAGGCGGGCGGCGATGCCCGCTTCTCTCTCTACACCGCTGTGTTTAATGCCCTTATCTGGGCGCCGCTAGGGTGGTGGCTGGGCAAGGACGTGGTTCCCGGCTGGGGCTGGGTAGAGTGGGCCTTCGTCACCGCGAGCGCCGTGCTGCATGTGGCTTACTTTGTGATTTTGCTGCGTGGTTACCGCGTGGCAGATTTGACGGTGGTCTACCCGCTGGCCCGGGGCAGTGGGCCGCTGATGTCATCACTGGTAGCCGTGCTGTTTCTGGGTGAAAGCATTTCCTCGTTGGGCGCTGCGGGCATTGCCGGGGTGGTGGTGGGGGTGTTTTTGATTGCAGGCGGCCCGCGCATGATTGCAGCCATTCGCGAAGGGCAAGATGCCGAGGCGCGCCAGCGCGTGTTAGCTGGCTTGTACTACGGCCTGCTGACGGGAATGTTCATCGCCAGCTATACGGTGGTAGATAGCTACGCCGTGAAGGTGCTGCTGATGTCGCCGATTTTGGTGGACTATGTGGGTAATCTGATTCGACTGGTAATTTTGGTGCCGTTGGCCTTCAAGGACTGGCCCGAAACCAAACGCCTGTGGCGTGTGCAGTGGCGCTATGCGGCTGTCGTGGCGTTCTTTAGCCCCATTGCTTATGTGCTGGTGCTGTATGCCGTGCAAAGCGCCCCCATTTCACACGTTGCGCCAGCGCGTGAAGTGTCTATGCTGTTTGCGGCGTTAATTGGTGGCAAGCTGCTGGGTGAGGGCGATCGTGGCCTTCGCATTGCCGGTGCCGTGATGATTGCGCTGGGTGTTACTGCTTTGGGTCTAGGTTAA
- a CDS encoding LysE family translocator, translating to MPTWDVLIAFFGVSVLLGLSPGPDNLFVLVQSAQRGWRVGLCVVLGLCLGVVGHTAAVALGLAAIVAASPMLFTALKVCGAAYLLYMAWGAWRAPVEVSETAQAHAQRDVLTLRSAMGWVGRGVVMNLTNPKVLIFFLAFLPQFADPARGSVPVQIMVLGCVFMISASLVFGSIACFSGLFGQLLQRSARAQRWLNRIAATVFGALALRLVMVQR from the coding sequence ATGCCGACTTGGGACGTTCTGATTGCATTCTTTGGTGTATCTGTGTTGCTGGGCTTGAGCCCCGGCCCCGACAACCTTTTCGTCCTCGTTCAATCCGCACAGCGCGGCTGGCGCGTGGGCCTGTGTGTGGTTCTTGGCTTGTGCCTTGGCGTGGTGGGTCACACAGCAGCGGTGGCGCTGGGTCTGGCGGCCATCGTGGCGGCATCGCCCATGCTGTTTACCGCACTCAAGGTTTGCGGCGCAGCCTATTTGCTCTACATGGCGTGGGGTGCATGGCGCGCGCCGGTAGAAGTGAGCGAGACCGCTCAAGCCCATGCGCAGCGCGATGTATTGACGCTGCGATCGGCCATGGGCTGGGTGGGCCGTGGTGTGGTGATGAACCTGACCAATCCCAAGGTGTTGATCTTCTTTTTGGCCTTTTTGCCCCAGTTTGCCGACCCCGCGCGCGGCAGTGTGCCTGTGCAAATCATGGTGCTGGGTTGCGTTTTTATGATCTCGGCTTCGCTGGTGTTTGGCTCTATCGCTTGCTTTTCGGGGCTGTTTGGGCAATTGCTGCAGCGATCTGCCCGCGCCCAGCGCTGGCTGAACCGAATCGCCGCCACCGTGTTTGGTGCGCTAGCCCTGCGCCTAGTCATGGTGCAACGCTAA
- a CDS encoding ABC transporter substrate-binding protein, producing MFNRRILLASSVASLPLLSAWPALAQNKKDSLTLAMTLEPPGLDPTAGAASSIAEVVLYNVFETLTKINSDGSVSPLLAESWDVSSDLKTYTFRLRKDVKFQNGEPFNAQAVKFSFDRAAADKSTNKDKRSFANLSTKVEDAHTVVITNKDIDPDFLFIMGQGTSVIVEPKSAASNATKPVGTGPYKLTAWSKGASVTLSAWPGYRSAQSIRIKRAVFRFIPDPAAQVASLLAGDVDVFPRVTPRSVPQFQANPRFQVVVSNSRAKTILAINNARKPLNDVRVRRAISAAIDRKAVIAGAADGYGVPIGSYYVPTAFGFVDTTGVNPFDLDKAKALMAEAGIKTPLTLTMTLPPTPYSRQGGELIAAQLAKIGIKVKLQNVEWAQWLSGTYTNKNYDLSIISHVEPFDLGNFAKPDYYWGYQSQEFNTLFDKIKHTPRPADRARLLGDAQRLLAKDAVHGFIYTPQWVSVANKNLRGLWKDMPVFVNDLSALSWG from the coding sequence ATGTTCAATCGCCGCATCTTGCTGGCCAGCTCAGTTGCCAGCTTGCCTTTGTTGAGCGCCTGGCCGGCTTTGGCCCAGAACAAAAAAGACAGCCTCACGCTGGCCATGACGCTGGAGCCGCCGGGACTCGACCCCACAGCCGGTGCCGCTTCATCGATTGCCGAAGTCGTGCTCTACAACGTGTTTGAGACGCTCACCAAGATCAACTCCGACGGCAGCGTCTCACCCCTGCTGGCTGAAAGCTGGGATGTGTCTTCTGATCTGAAGACCTACACCTTTCGCCTGCGTAAAGATGTGAAGTTTCAAAACGGTGAGCCTTTCAACGCCCAAGCCGTAAAGTTCTCTTTTGACCGCGCCGCTGCTGACAAAAGCACCAACAAAGACAAACGCAGCTTCGCCAACCTCAGCACCAAGGTGGAGGATGCGCACACCGTCGTCATCACCAACAAAGACATTGACCCTGACTTTTTATTCATCATGGGTCAGGGTACATCCGTCATCGTTGAGCCCAAGAGCGCTGCCAGCAATGCCACCAAGCCCGTAGGTACTGGCCCATACAAGCTGACGGCATGGAGCAAGGGTGCATCCGTCACACTGAGCGCATGGCCGGGCTACCGCAGCGCGCAAAGTATTCGTATCAAACGCGCCGTGTTCCGCTTTATTCCAGACCCTGCTGCGCAGGTCGCATCTTTGCTGGCGGGTGATGTAGATGTATTCCCCCGCGTTACGCCGCGCAGCGTCCCCCAGTTCCAAGCCAACCCGCGCTTTCAGGTGGTGGTGAGCAACTCACGCGCCAAGACCATTTTGGCGATCAACAACGCACGCAAGCCCTTGAACGATGTTCGCGTGCGCCGTGCCATTTCTGCGGCCATTGACCGCAAAGCCGTCATCGCCGGTGCGGCCGATGGCTATGGCGTGCCCATTGGCAGCTATTACGTGCCCACGGCCTTTGGCTTTGTAGACACCACGGGCGTCAACCCTTTCGACTTGGATAAGGCCAAGGCGCTGATGGCGGAAGCGGGCATCAAGACCCCGCTGACGCTGACCATGACGCTGCCGCCAACACCCTACTCACGCCAAGGCGGCGAGCTGATTGCGGCCCAATTGGCCAAAATTGGCATCAAGGTCAAGCTGCAAAACGTGGAATGGGCGCAGTGGCTGTCTGGCACCTACACCAACAAGAACTACGACCTCTCCATCATTTCGCATGTGGAGCCGTTTGATCTGGGTAACTTTGCCAAGCCAGACTACTACTGGGGCTACCAGTCGCAAGAGTTCAATACGCTGTTTGACAAGATCAAGCACACGCCCCGCCCTGCCGACCGCGCCCGCCTTCTGGGCGATGCCCAGCGACTGCTAGCCAAGGATGCAGTGCATGGCTTTATCTACACCCCGCAATGGGTGAGTGTGGCCAACAAAAACCTTCGGGGGCTGTGGAAAGACATGCCGGTGTTTGTGAACGATCTTTCAGCGCTTTCCTGGGGATGA
- a CDS encoding ATP-binding cassette domain-containing protein, which produces MSHIAIKTEATSPILLRIIDLKHSYSRPRTSLWRAAEPLQALRGVSFELHAGQSLGVVGESGSGKSTLARLVMALDTPTEGSVELLGRNLHQLSEKALRAARRDFQMVFQDPYGSLDPRMTVQRIISEPLTTLTDKPSPSAQRQQVLAVLEQVGLRAQDADKYPHEFSGGQRQRIAIARALITRPQLIVADEPVSALDVSVQAQVLNLMQDLQRELGLSYLFISHDLAVVQHVCDQVIVLYQGEIVERGTPQKLFSAPEHPYTQALVKAAPRVI; this is translated from the coding sequence ATGAGTCACATCGCTATCAAAACAGAAGCTACAAGTCCAATACTATTAAGGATTATCGACTTAAAACACTCGTATTCACGCCCCCGCACATCCTTGTGGCGAGCCGCAGAACCTTTGCAGGCCCTGCGCGGTGTGAGCTTTGAATTGCACGCTGGGCAAAGCTTAGGTGTGGTGGGCGAATCGGGCTCTGGCAAGTCCACCCTCGCGCGTCTTGTCATGGCGCTCGATACGCCCACTGAAGGCTCGGTCGAGCTGCTGGGCCGCAACCTGCACCAACTTTCTGAAAAAGCCTTGCGCGCTGCAAGGCGTGATTTTCAGATGGTGTTTCAAGACCCCTACGGATCGCTGGACCCGCGCATGACGGTGCAGCGCATCATCAGCGAGCCACTGACCACGCTGACTGACAAACCCAGCCCCAGCGCACAGCGCCAGCAGGTGCTGGCCGTGCTCGAGCAAGTAGGCCTGCGCGCCCAAGATGCCGACAAATACCCGCATGAATTTTCGGGTGGCCAGCGCCAGCGCATTGCCATTGCCCGTGCGCTGATTACCCGGCCCCAACTCATCGTGGCCGATGAACCGGTCAGCGCGCTGGATGTATCAGTGCAAGCGCAGGTGCTCAACCTCATGCAGGATTTGCAGCGCGAGCTAGGCCTGTCCTACCTCTTCATCAGCCACGACTTGGCCGTGGTGCAGCATGTCTGCGATCAGGTCATCGTGCTTTATCAAGGCGAGATTGTGGAGCGCGGCACGCCGCAAAAACTGTTTTCTGCACCCGAGCACCCGTACACGCAAGCACTGGTCAAGGCTGCGCCACGCGTGATTTAA
- a CDS encoding ABC transporter ATP-binding protein, producing MALLEVSNLCITLQTHRGRAQAVRDVSFTLERGATLGLIGESGCGKSLTALALMGLLPDHAQVEGSIQLGGKELLGLNERQLSVLRGNRMAMVFQEPMSALNPVHSIGRQVAEPLRIHQGLSRAQARARATELLERVGIAQAAQRLDEYPHQFSGGQRQRIMIAMALACGPDLLVADEPTTALDVTVQQRILDLLQELVAEHSMALVLISHDLGVIAQNAEQLLVMYGGTVAESGMTETVFAQRAHPYTRGLFAARPQLQATSHKEHLSTIAGAVPELVDLPAGCPFAGRCSYTQSNCFVEHPQPRTLHQPIVAPASLASWRQPHLVRCLHEQALSAGVQV from the coding sequence ATGGCTTTGCTTGAAGTCTCCAACCTCTGCATCACCCTGCAAACCCATCGCGGGCGCGCTCAGGCCGTGCGCGATGTGAGCTTTACGCTGGAGCGCGGCGCCACGCTAGGCCTGATTGGCGAATCGGGCTGCGGAAAATCGCTCACCGCGCTGGCCCTGATGGGCCTGCTGCCTGACCATGCACAGGTCGAGGGCAGCATTCAACTGGGCGGCAAAGAATTGCTGGGCCTGAACGAGCGCCAGTTAAGCGTGCTGCGCGGCAACCGCATGGCCATGGTGTTTCAAGAACCCATGAGCGCCCTGAACCCCGTGCACAGCATTGGCCGCCAAGTGGCAGAGCCGCTGCGCATTCACCAAGGCCTCAGCCGCGCACAAGCGCGCGCCCGCGCTACCGAATTGCTAGAACGCGTAGGCATTGCACAAGCTGCCCAGCGGCTCGATGAGTACCCGCACCAGTTCTCTGGCGGGCAGCGCCAGCGCATCATGATTGCCATGGCGCTGGCCTGCGGCCCTGACTTATTGGTGGCCGATGAGCCCACTACAGCGCTGGATGTGACGGTGCAGCAGCGCATTCTGGATTTGCTCCAAGAGCTGGTGGCCGAGCATTCCATGGCCCTAGTCCTCATCAGCCACGACTTGGGCGTGATTGCCCAAAATGCGGAGCAGTTGCTGGTCATGTACGGCGGCACGGTGGCGGAGTCGGGAATGACAGAAACCGTCTTTGCCCAGCGCGCCCACCCTTACACACGCGGCCTGTTTGCGGCACGCCCCCAGCTTCAGGCCACAAGCCACAAAGAACACTTATCCACCATTGCCGGCGCGGTGCCAGAACTGGTGGATCTGCCAGCAGGCTGTCCGTTTGCAGGCCGCTGCAGCTACACCCAGAGCAACTGTTTTGTAGAGCACCCCCAGCCGCGCACGCTGCACCAGCCCATCGTTGCACCGGCATCACTCGCTTCTTGGCGCCAGCCCCATCTGGTGCGCTGCCTGCATGAGCAAGCGTTGTCTGCAGGGGTACAGGTATGA
- a CDS encoding ABC transporter permease, whose protein sequence is MSAPSPEYPTRAFTRTQPQSFAQRALQHRSFVLGAALTALLIAAALLSFVWTPGSAYEMNMEAALQTSSSQHWLGTDAFGRDIASQVLVGARASIAVGLIAVGIGLAIGVALGLIAAARRGWVEEIIMRLADFTFAFPALLSAIMLTAVFGAGMVNAIIAIGIFNIPTFARITRASANAIWARDYVLAARACGKSRTAITLQHVLPNIASVLVVQATIQFALAILAEAALSYLGLGTQPPQPSWGRMLSDAQTLMFQAPLMAVWPGVAIALSVLGLNLLGDGLRDLLDPRLTRER, encoded by the coding sequence ATGAGCGCGCCCTCCCCTGAATACCCCACCCGCGCCTTCACACGCACGCAGCCGCAAAGCTTTGCCCAACGTGCGCTGCAGCACCGCAGCTTTGTGCTGGGCGCGGCACTCACAGCCTTGCTGATTGCCGCGGCTCTGCTGTCTTTTGTCTGGACTCCCGGCTCAGCCTACGAGATGAACATGGAAGCCGCGCTGCAAACCAGCAGCAGCCAGCACTGGTTAGGCACCGATGCCTTTGGGCGCGATATTGCCTCGCAAGTTCTGGTCGGCGCACGCGCATCGATTGCCGTGGGGCTGATAGCCGTGGGCATCGGCTTAGCGATAGGCGTAGCGCTGGGGCTGATTGCTGCTGCTCGCCGGGGCTGGGTAGAAGAAATCATCATGCGGCTGGCGGACTTCACCTTTGCCTTCCCCGCCCTGCTCTCAGCCATCATGCTCACAGCCGTGTTTGGCGCGGGCATGGTCAACGCCATCATCGCCATCGGCATCTTCAACATCCCCACGTTTGCGCGTATTACCCGTGCATCGGCCAACGCCATCTGGGCGCGCGACTATGTGCTGGCTGCCCGCGCCTGCGGCAAAAGCCGCACTGCTATCACGCTGCAGCATGTGCTGCCCAATATTGCCTCGGTGCTTGTGGTGCAGGCCACCATTCAGTTTGCGCTGGCCATTCTGGCCGAGGCTGCACTGTCTTATCTAGGCCTTGGCACGCAGCCGCCACAGCCCTCATGGGGCCGAATGTTGAGCGACGCCCAGACCTTGATGTTCCAAGCGCCCCTGATGGCCGTGTGGCCCGGCGTCGCGATTGCTTTGTCCGTACTCGGCCTGAACCTGCTCGGTGATGGCCTGCGCGACCTTCTTGATCCCCGACTGACACGCGAGCGCTAA
- a CDS encoding ABC transporter permease, which produces MSIYLLKRLLTLIATLLGASIVVFAVLEILPGDAAQMLMGPDADPEAVLAMAQQLGLDQPALTRYWQWISGLFRGDMGTSYVYGSPVSELVWERLTVTVPLAIMAMCITAVLAIAAGVFAAANHKRWGDVGVMGLAQIGIAIPNFWFAILLILLFSIKLQWFSAGGFPGWSEEAGGGFWLAFQALLLPAISLAVVQAAILARITRSAVLEVLREDFVRTARAKGLSRGAALWGHVLRNAMIPVITVMGLQFANLLAGTIVVENVFYLPGLGRLIFQSISNRDVIVVRNCVLLLAAMVVVVNFVVDVLYAAIDPRIKASDI; this is translated from the coding sequence ATGAGCATCTACTTGCTCAAACGCCTGCTCACGCTGATCGCCACTTTGCTGGGCGCATCCATCGTGGTGTTTGCCGTGCTTGAAATTTTGCCCGGCGATGCTGCGCAGATGCTCATGGGCCCCGATGCGGACCCAGAAGCCGTGCTAGCCATGGCGCAGCAACTCGGCCTTGATCAACCCGCCCTGACACGTTACTGGCAATGGATTAGTGGCCTGTTTCGTGGCGACATGGGCACCAGCTACGTCTATGGTTCGCCCGTGTCTGAGCTGGTGTGGGAGCGCCTTACAGTCACCGTGCCGCTGGCCATCATGGCCATGTGCATTACCGCCGTGCTGGCCATTGCTGCAGGTGTTTTTGCGGCTGCCAATCACAAGCGCTGGGGCGATGTGGGGGTGATGGGTCTGGCGCAAATCGGCATTGCCATCCCCAACTTCTGGTTTGCGATTCTTTTGATTCTGCTGTTTTCAATCAAGCTGCAATGGTTCTCGGCCGGTGGCTTTCCAGGCTGGAGTGAAGAAGCTGGCGGCGGCTTCTGGCTGGCTTTTCAAGCGCTGCTGCTGCCCGCTATCTCTCTGGCCGTGGTGCAGGCGGCCATTCTGGCGCGCATCACCCGCTCTGCCGTTTTAGAAGTGCTGCGCGAAGACTTTGTACGCACCGCCCGCGCCAAGGGTCTATCGCGCGGCGCGGCGCTCTGGGGGCATGTGCTGCGCAACGCCATGATTCCCGTCATCACTGTCATGGGCCTGCAGTTTGCCAACTTGCTGGCGGGCACCATCGTGGTGGAAAACGTGTTTTACCTGCCCGGCCTTGGTCGCCTGATCTTTCAGTCCATCTCTAACCGCGATGTGATTGTGGTGCGCAACTGCGTGCTGCTGCTGGCCGCCATGGTGGTAGTGGTGAATTTTGTGGTCGATGTGCTGTATGCCGCCATTGACCCACGCATCAAGGCCAGCGATATATGA
- a CDS encoding YfhL family 4Fe-4S dicluster ferredoxin, whose protein sequence is MALMITDECINCDVCEPECPNDAIYMGEQFYEIHPHKCTECVGHFDEPQCVQICPVACIPVNPEYVESHEVLFKKYEQLIEAKKLD, encoded by the coding sequence ATGGCATTGATGATTACAGATGAATGCATCAACTGCGATGTGTGCGAGCCTGAGTGCCCGAACGACGCCATTTACATGGGCGAGCAGTTTTACGAAATCCACCCACACAAATGCACAGAATGTGTGGGCCACTTTGATGAGCCGCAATGCGTGCAGATTTGCCCTGTGGCCTGTATTCCCGTGAACCCTGAGTATGTGGAAAGCCACGAGGTGCTGTTCAAAAAGTACGAGCAGCTGATTGAGGCTAAGAAGCTGGATTAA
- the pth gene encoding aminoacyl-tRNA hydrolase yields the protein MIKLFVGLGNPGPEYENTRHNAGFWWIDALARELKVTLVPERSYWGLMARTTINGQNVWLLEPQTFMNLSGKSVGALARFFKIQPEEVLVVHDELDFEPGTVKLKQGGSHGGHNGLRDIHAQLGSHNYWRLRVGIGHPGDKSEVANWVLKKPAPDQMKLIEDSIIHSLKSWPEIVAGQMDKATQAIHTSKAPRPKPPRKPAPDAAPTTPENA from the coding sequence ATGATCAAACTGTTTGTTGGCCTCGGCAACCCCGGCCCTGAATACGAAAACACAAGACACAACGCCGGCTTCTGGTGGATTGATGCGCTGGCGCGCGAACTCAAGGTCACGCTGGTGCCTGAGCGCAGCTACTGGGGTTTGATGGCTCGCACCACGATCAACGGCCAGAATGTGTGGCTGCTAGAGCCGCAAACCTTCATGAACCTCTCCGGCAAATCTGTGGGCGCACTGGCGCGCTTTTTCAAGATTCAACCCGAAGAAGTGCTGGTCGTGCACGATGAGCTGGACTTTGAGCCCGGCACCGTCAAGCTCAAGCAAGGCGGCAGCCATGGCGGCCACAACGGCCTGCGCGATATTCACGCGCAACTAGGCTCGCACAACTACTGGCGATTGCGCGTGGGCATTGGCCACCCCGGCGACAAGAGTGAAGTCGCCAACTGGGTGCTCAAAAAGCCAGCCCCCGATCAGATGAAGTTGATCGAAGACTCCATCATTCACTCGCTTAAATCTTGGCCTGAGATCGTTGCCGGACAAATGGACAAGGCTACGCAGGCCATCCACACCAGCAAAGCGCCACGCCCCAAGCCACCGCGCAAGCCTGCACCCGATGCAGCGCCAACTACGCCAGAGAATGCTTGA
- a CDS encoding 50S ribosomal protein L25/general stress protein Ctc has translation MQFVATERAKQGTGASRRLRLSGKTPGIVYGAGETQLIEIDHNNLWHAVHKEAFHSSILDMEINGQVTKVVLRDVQFHPFKKLVQHIDFQRVDANTKLHTSVPLHFEGAEESPAVKADNCTITHILTEVQVICEPALLPAFIKVDLSTLTSKSALGVQGLKLPKGVTAVVRGANKNPAVISIKLPDVAPVEAAAAAPAAPAKKGKK, from the coding sequence ATGCAATTCGTCGCAACTGAGCGCGCAAAGCAAGGTACGGGTGCGAGCCGCCGTCTGCGTCTGTCGGGTAAGACTCCCGGCATCGTTTACGGTGCTGGTGAAACCCAACTGATCGAAATCGATCACAACAACTTGTGGCACGCTGTGCACAAGGAAGCTTTCCACTCCAGCATTCTGGACATGGAAATCAACGGTCAAGTGACCAAGGTTGTTCTGCGCGACGTGCAGTTCCACCCCTTCAAGAAGCTGGTGCAACACATCGACTTCCAACGCGTTGATGCAAATACCAAGCTGCACACTAGCGTGCCTTTGCACTTTGAAGGTGCAGAAGAGTCCCCAGCTGTGAAGGCTGACAACTGCACTATCACTCACATCCTGACTGAAGTGCAAGTGATTTGCGAGCCAGCACTGCTGCCCGCATTCATCAAGGTTGACCTGAGCACTCTGACTTCCAAGTCCGCTCTGGGCGTGCAAGGTCTGAAGCTGCCTAAGGGCGTGACCGCTGTGGTGCGTGGCGCCAACAAGAACCCAGCCGTGATCTCCATCAAGCTGCCCGACGTGGCACCTGTGGAAGCCGCTGCTGCAGCTCCTGCCGCTCCTGCTAAGAAGGGCAAGAAGTAA